One window from the genome of uncultured Tateyamaria sp. encodes:
- the atpD gene encoding F0F1 ATP synthase subunit beta gives MANAKGKITQVIGAVCDVQFDDHLPEILNALETDNNGNNLVLEVAQHLGENTVRCIAMDSSEGLVRGQEVSDTGGPIMVPVGPKTLGRILNVVGEPVDEGGPVEAEEKRAIHAPAPEFAEQSTESEILVTGIKVVDLLAPYSKGGKIGLFGGAGVGKTVLIMELINNIAKVHSGYSVFAGVGERTREGNDLYHEMIESNVIKPDNLEESQVALVYGQMNEPPGARARVALTGLTLAEQFRDASGTDVLFFVDNIFRFTQAGSEVSALLGRIPSAVGYQPTLATDMGAMQERITSTKSGSITSIQAVYVPADDLTDPAPATTFAHLDATTVLSRAISELGIYPAVDPLDSSSRLMDPQIVGEEHYKVASDVQQILQRYKSLQDIIAILGMDELSEEDKLTVARARKIQRFLSQPFDVAKVFTGSDGVQVPLEDTIASFKAVVAGEYDHLPEGAFYMVGGIDEVKAKAEKMAADAA, from the coding sequence ATGGCAAATGCTAAAGGCAAAATCACACAAGTCATCGGGGCCGTCTGCGACGTGCAGTTCGATGACCACCTGCCAGAGATTCTGAACGCTCTGGAAACCGACAACAATGGCAACAACCTTGTATTGGAAGTCGCACAGCACCTTGGTGAAAACACCGTGCGCTGCATCGCGATGGACAGTTCCGAAGGTCTGGTGCGGGGCCAGGAAGTGTCCGACACAGGTGGCCCGATCATGGTGCCCGTCGGCCCCAAGACATTGGGCCGTATCCTGAACGTCGTGGGCGAGCCCGTGGACGAAGGTGGTCCGGTCGAGGCCGAGGAAAAGCGCGCCATTCACGCGCCTGCGCCTGAATTCGCCGAACAGTCGACCGAATCCGAAATCCTGGTGACCGGAATCAAGGTTGTGGACCTGCTGGCCCCCTATTCGAAGGGCGGTAAAATCGGCCTCTTCGGCGGTGCTGGTGTGGGCAAGACCGTTCTGATCATGGAACTGATCAACAACATCGCCAAAGTGCACTCGGGTTACTCTGTGTTCGCCGGTGTGGGTGAACGGACACGTGAGGGCAACGACCTGTATCACGAGATGATCGAATCCAACGTGATCAAGCCCGACAATCTGGAAGAAAGCCAGGTTGCTCTGGTTTACGGTCAGATGAACGAACCTCCCGGAGCGCGGGCACGTGTGGCCCTGACCGGTCTGACGCTGGCGGAACAGTTCCGTGACGCGTCGGGTACGGACGTTCTGTTCTTCGTCGACAATATCTTCCGCTTCACGCAAGCGGGCTCCGAGGTTTCGGCTTTGCTCGGCCGTATTCCTTCGGCGGTGGGCTACCAGCCGACACTGGCCACCGACATGGGTGCGATGCAGGAACGGATCACCTCGACCAAGTCGGGTTCGATCACATCGATCCAGGCCGTGTACGTGCCTGCGGACGACCTGACCGACCCTGCGCCTGCCACCACCTTTGCGCACCTGGATGCGACAACGGTTCTGTCCCGCGCGATTTCGGAGCTGGGTATTTACCCCGCCGTGGACCCGCTCGACAGCTCGTCGCGTCTGATGGACCCGCAGATCGTGGGGGAAGAGCACTACAAGGTGGCCTCGGACGTGCAGCAGATCCTGCAACGCTACAAGTCGCTTCAGGACATCATCGCCATCCTCGGGATGGACGAGTTGTCGGAAGAGGACAAGCTGACCGTGGCCCGCGCCCGGAAAATCCAGCGCTTCCTGAGCCAGCCCTTTGACGTGGCCAAAGTCTTCACCGGCTCGGACGGTGTGCAGGTTCCGCTGGAAGACACGATTGCCTCGTTCAAGGCGGTTGTGGCGGGTGAATACGACCACCTGCCCGAAGGTGCCTTCTACATGGTTGGCGGCATCGACGAGGTGAAAGCCAAAGCCGAGAAGATGGCCGCCGACGCCGCCTAA
- a CDS encoding F0F1 ATP synthase subunit gamma, with amino-acid sequence MPNLKDLKNRIESVKSTRKITKAMQMVAAAKLRRAQEAAEMSRPYAERFTAVMAGLASAAAGSDSAPKLLSGTGSDQTHLLVVMTSERGLCGGFNTNIAKLARAKATELKAAGKKVKILTVGKKGRDQLKRDFGNDFVGHVDMSEVKRMSYADAQGVAKDVLGRFDAGEFDVATIFFAKFQNVVTQIPTAQQIIPFAIPEDYEGSDTLYDYEPDEEAILADLLPRGVATAIFSGLLENGASEQGARMSAMDNATRNAGEMIDKLTIQFNRSRQAVITNELIEIISGAEAL; translated from the coding sequence ATGCCAAATCTCAAGGACCTGAAAAACAGGATCGAAAGCGTGAAATCCACGCGGAAGATCACCAAGGCCATGCAGATGGTGGCCGCCGCGAAACTGCGGCGGGCGCAGGAAGCGGCCGAGATGTCGCGCCCCTATGCCGAACGGTTCACAGCCGTGATGGCGGGGCTGGCATCCGCTGCTGCCGGCTCTGACAGCGCGCCCAAACTGCTCAGCGGTACGGGCTCGGATCAGACCCACCTGCTGGTGGTGATGACATCTGAACGTGGACTGTGCGGTGGCTTTAACACCAACATCGCGAAACTTGCGCGCGCGAAGGCCACGGAACTGAAAGCCGCCGGCAAGAAGGTCAAGATCTTGACCGTTGGCAAGAAGGGCCGCGACCAGCTGAAACGTGATTTCGGCAATGACTTTGTCGGTCACGTGGACATGTCCGAGGTCAAGCGGATGTCCTACGCGGATGCGCAGGGTGTGGCAAAGGATGTGCTGGGCCGCTTTGACGCGGGCGAATTTGACGTGGCGACGATCTTCTTTGCGAAGTTCCAGAATGTCGTGACGCAGATCCCCACCGCACAACAGATCATCCCCTTTGCGATCCCGGAGGACTACGAAGGGTCCGACACGCTTTATGATTACGAGCCGGACGAGGAAGCCATCCTGGCCGATCTTCTGCCGCGCGGCGTCGCCACAGCGATCTTTTCCGGCCTGCTGGAAAACGGAGCGTCCGAACAGGGCGCCCGGATGAGCGCCATGGACAACGCGACCCGCAACGCGGGCGAGATGATCGACAAGCTGACCATCCAGTTCAACCGCTCGCGCCAGGCCGTGATCACCAACGAACTGATTGAAATCATTTCCGGCGCGGAAGCGCTGTAA